A region of the Myxococcus stipitatus DSM 14675 genome:
TGGTTCCTGGATGCGCGTGACGCGGATGCACACCCTGTCCGCGGACGATGGGTCCTCTTTCCAGGAGCAGCGCGATGGCGACCGAGTGCAAGCACATCGAACAGGCGGGAAACCCCGAGCCACGCACCAACGGCTGTGAGGAGTGTCTGAAGATGGGCGCGCAGTGGGTCCATCTCCGGCGCTGTCTCGAGTGCGGCCACGTCGGATGCTGTGACTCGTCCCCCAACAAACACGCGACCAAGCACTTCCACCAGACGAAGCACCCCGTCGTTCAGTCCTTCGAGCCCGGTGAGACGTGGGTGTGGTGCTTCGAGGACCGAATCTTCATGGAGGACCGTCCCGAGCAGGGGGATTCGGCTCGCATCTGAGCAGGGCTTGGGTGACAGGGTCGACGTCGCAGCGGAGGACGATGTCCTTGTCCTC
Encoded here:
- a CDS encoding ubiquitin carboxyl-terminal hydrolase 14, whose amino-acid sequence is MATECKHIEQAGNPEPRTNGCEECLKMGAQWVHLRRCLECGHVGCCDSSPNKHATKHFHQTKHPVVQSFEPGETWVWCFEDRIFMEDRPEQGDSARI